From the genome of Ralstonia pickettii, one region includes:
- a CDS encoding SCO family protein produces MLSFRHFRAALFAMLAVSVLALAACSDKPAFKNLDITGSKSFGTDFSLTDHTGKRRTLQDFRGKVVVMFFGYTHCPDVCPTTLAELRAVMETLGKDADRVQVLFVTVDPERDTQDLLAKYVPAFDPRFIGLRPANDAELKKVASDFKVFYSKVPGSSPDTYTMDHTAGSYMFDPKGNLRLFIKHGQGPEPIAHDIKQLLAD; encoded by the coding sequence ATGCTCTCTTTCCGACACTTCCGCGCCGCGCTGTTCGCCATGCTGGCCGTCTCCGTGCTGGCGCTCGCGGCGTGCAGCGACAAGCCCGCCTTCAAGAACCTCGACATTACCGGGTCCAAGAGCTTCGGGACCGATTTCTCACTGACCGACCACACCGGCAAGCGTCGCACCCTCCAGGATTTCCGCGGCAAGGTCGTGGTCATGTTCTTCGGTTACACGCATTGCCCCGATGTCTGCCCAACCACGCTGGCTGAGTTGCGTGCCGTGATGGAGACCCTCGGCAAGGATGCCGACCGCGTCCAGGTGCTGTTCGTCACCGTCGACCCGGAGCGCGACACGCAAGACCTGCTGGCCAAGTACGTGCCCGCATTCGATCCGCGCTTCATCGGCCTGCGTCCGGCAAACGACGCTGAGCTGAAAAAGGTCGCGTCGGACTTCAAGGTGTTTTACAGCAAGGTGCCGGGCAGTTCGCCCGACACCTACACCATGGACCACACCGCCGGCAGCTACATGTTTGATCCAAAGGGCAACCTGCGCTTGTTCATCAAGCACGGCCAGGGGCCTGAGCCGATTGCACACGATATCAAGCAACTGCTGGCCGACTGA
- the rpoH gene encoding RNA polymerase sigma factor RpoH, translating into MATQPSGNAGNGWALAFPGNLGNIDAYIQSVNRVPMLSAEEEQRLAREYRDNDNLDAARRLVLSHLRLVVSIARGYLGYGLPHADLIQEGNIGLMKAVKRFDPDQGVRLVSYAMHWIKAEMHEYILKNWRMVKVATTKAQRKLFFNLRSHKQDAQATFTSDEIDAVAAELNVKGTEVREMETRLSGGDIALEGQMDDGEESYAPIAYLADTHNEPTRVIEARSNDRMQSEGIEAALAKLDDRSRRIIEARWLNVNDDGSGGSTLHELADEFGVSAERIRQIESAAMKKMKGALQAFA; encoded by the coding sequence ATCGCCACCCAGCCGTCCGGCAACGCCGGCAATGGATGGGCGCTGGCGTTCCCCGGCAACCTGGGCAACATCGACGCTTATATCCAGAGCGTCAACCGTGTGCCAATGCTGTCGGCTGAAGAAGAACAACGCCTGGCCCGCGAATACCGCGACAACGACAATCTTGATGCCGCCCGCCGCTTGGTGCTCTCGCACCTTCGTCTGGTCGTATCGATTGCGCGCGGCTACCTGGGCTACGGCCTGCCGCATGCCGACCTGATCCAGGAAGGCAACATCGGCCTGATGAAAGCCGTCAAGCGCTTCGATCCCGATCAGGGCGTGCGTCTGGTTTCGTACGCGATGCACTGGATCAAGGCCGAGATGCACGAGTACATCTTGAAGAACTGGCGCATGGTGAAGGTGGCCACCACCAAGGCCCAACGCAAGCTGTTCTTCAACCTGCGCAGCCACAAGCAGGATGCGCAGGCGACCTTCACGTCGGACGAGATCGATGCGGTAGCGGCCGAACTCAACGTCAAGGGCACGGAAGTGCGCGAGATGGAAACGCGTCTCTCGGGCGGCGACATTGCGCTGGAAGGCCAGATGGACGACGGCGAAGAATCGTACGCCCCCATCGCCTACCTGGCCGATACGCACAACGAGCCGACCCGCGTGATCGAAGCGCGCAGCAACGACCGCATGCAAAGCGAGGGCATTGAAGCCGCCCTCGCCAAGCTGGATGACCGTAGCCGCCGCATCATCGAAGCCCGCTGGCTGAACGTGAACGATGATGGATCGGGTGGCTCGACGCTGCACGAGCTGGCAGACGAGTTTGGCGTCTCGGCCGAGCGCATCCGCCAGATCGAATCGGCCGCGATGAAGAAAATGAAGGGTGCGCTGCAGGCTTTCGCCTAA